DNA from Gramella sp. MAR_2010_147:
TCCCACCCAGTTTGACAATCCGGAAGATCTTGAAAAATACCCCAGAAATCTTGAAAAAGATCTGGAGCTATTAAAAAAGGAAAAAGCAGATATCTGGGTTTTTTCACCTACTGCCAATGAATTGTACGGCGATAAGATATTTTCTCAAAATTTCGATTTTGAAGGATTGGAATCGGTTATGGAAGGTGAATTTAGAACTGGCCATTTTGACGGTGTTGGTACCGTAGTAAAGCATCTATTCGAAATCATTACTCCCAATAAAGCCTTTTTTGGAGAGAAGGATTACCAGCAACTCCAGATTATCAAAAAATTAACCCGAACCACAGGCCTTCCTGTAGAGATTGTTGGATGTCCCATTCTAAGAGAAACTTCCGGACTTGCAAGGTCTTCAAGAAACGAGCGTCTAAGTAGCCAACATCGTGTGGAAGCTGCTTTTATATATAAAACACTAAAGACTGCCAACCAGCTATTTGGCACAGAAAGTGCAGAATATGTTACGAATTGGGTTGAAAATCAGTTCAAAAGTAATAAACACCTTAAATTGGAGTATTTTGAAATTGCAAATTCAGAAACTCTAAAAAAAATAAGTACTAAAGAAAAAGGGAAACAATACAGAGCTTTTATTGCCGCATACGCAAATGACATTAGGTTAATTGATAATATTGCTCTGGACAACTAATTTTAAAAATGCAAATTCACGTAGTAAAATCAAAAATTCACAGAGTAAAAGTAACTGGAGCCGATTTAGATTATATTGGCAGCATTACCATTGATGAAGATCTTATGGAAGCCGCCAATATTATTGAAGGGGAAAAAGTTCAGATCGTAAATAATAATAATGGCGAACGTTTAGAAACCT
Protein-coding regions in this window:
- the panC gene encoding pantoate--beta-alanine ligase; its protein translation is MQVFREKQPLIQAIQRIKSDGKSIGLVPTMGALHEGHLSLVQNALKESDQVVVSIFVNPTQFDNPEDLEKYPRNLEKDLELLKKEKADIWVFSPTANELYGDKIFSQNFDFEGLESVMEGEFRTGHFDGVGTVVKHLFEIITPNKAFFGEKDYQQLQIIKKLTRTTGLPVEIVGCPILRETSGLARSSRNERLSSQHRVEAAFIYKTLKTANQLFGTESAEYVTNWVENQFKSNKHLKLEYFEIANSETLKKISTKEKGKQYRAFIAAYANDIRLIDNIALDN